Proteins encoded within one genomic window of Dermatophilus congolensis:
- the ffh gene encoding signal recognition particle protein, which translates to MFNSLSDRLTATFTNLRGRGRVSEKDVNSTIRDIRIALLDADVALPVVRAFTSNVRERALAAEVNQALNPGQQVVQIVHDELIEILGAQARGLQLAKNPPTVIMLAGLQGAGKTTLAGKLAHWLKEQGHTPMLVAADLQRPNAVTQLEIVGERAGVPVFAPERGNVAGYDAAVEYGSGTRGYGDPVEVARRGVEEAKHQQRDVVIVDTAGRLAIDTELMAQARDIRDAIQPDETLFVVDAMIGQAAVETAQAFLSGVDYTGVVLTKMDGDARGGAALSIRFLTGRPIMFASTGENMTDFEVFHPDRMASRILDMGDVLTLIEQAQKAFNERQQSSMARKFIEAEDFTFDDFLEQMAGIRKMGSLKSLLKMMPGMNQMRDQLDALDEREFDRVEAMVRSMTPYERSHPKAINGSRRARIARGSGVHVSEVNGLLERFGQAQKMMRQLRNGGGMPGMPGMPGMPGVVGGGKGKKKGKAVKGKSGNPAKRAQQEAELKAKREAARQAAIDAAFGCGADAEATTGVPGGAFGALGGAKKQPSAEELMKNFDPNKLPKNFGDFLK; encoded by the coding sequence GTGTTCAACTCTCTCTCGGATCGACTGACCGCAACGTTCACGAATCTGCGCGGGCGCGGCCGTGTGTCCGAGAAGGACGTCAACTCGACGATCCGCGACATCCGTATCGCCCTTCTCGACGCCGACGTAGCACTTCCCGTGGTGCGTGCCTTCACCAGCAACGTCCGTGAGCGCGCGCTCGCGGCCGAGGTTAATCAAGCCCTTAACCCGGGCCAGCAGGTTGTGCAGATCGTCCATGATGAGCTGATTGAAATTCTCGGGGCTCAGGCCCGAGGGCTTCAGCTCGCTAAAAACCCACCAACGGTCATCATGCTGGCTGGTTTGCAGGGTGCAGGTAAAACTACTTTGGCGGGCAAGCTGGCGCACTGGCTTAAAGAGCAGGGGCATACGCCGATGCTTGTTGCTGCTGACTTGCAGCGCCCGAATGCGGTGACGCAGCTGGAAATTGTGGGTGAGCGAGCGGGTGTGCCTGTTTTCGCTCCGGAGCGCGGGAACGTTGCTGGCTATGACGCTGCGGTGGAGTACGGCTCTGGTACGCGAGGGTATGGCGACCCTGTGGAGGTTGCGCGCCGTGGCGTTGAGGAAGCTAAGCATCAGCAGCGCGACGTAGTCATTGTTGACACTGCAGGACGTCTCGCTATTGATACTGAGTTGATGGCTCAGGCTCGTGATATTCGCGATGCTATCCAGCCAGATGAGACGTTGTTCGTCGTTGACGCCATGATTGGCCAGGCAGCTGTGGAGACTGCCCAAGCTTTCCTTTCTGGGGTGGACTACACCGGTGTTGTGCTCACCAAAATGGACGGTGACGCGCGTGGTGGTGCAGCGCTGTCGATTCGTTTCCTAACAGGTCGTCCCATCATGTTTGCCTCGACAGGCGAAAACATGACGGACTTTGAGGTTTTTCATCCGGACCGTATGGCCAGCCGGATCCTCGATATGGGAGATGTGCTTACTCTCATTGAGCAGGCGCAGAAGGCGTTTAATGAACGTCAGCAATCCAGCATGGCTCGTAAATTCATCGAAGCTGAGGACTTCACCTTCGATGATTTCTTGGAGCAGATGGCGGGTATCCGCAAGATGGGCTCGCTTAAGAGCTTGCTCAAAATGATGCCCGGTATGAATCAGATGCGTGATCAGCTAGATGCGCTGGATGAGCGAGAGTTCGATCGTGTTGAGGCGATGGTTCGCTCTATGACTCCCTATGAGCGCAGCCACCCGAAGGCTATTAACGGTTCACGGCGTGCACGTATTGCTCGAGGTTCGGGTGTGCATGTATCGGAAGTGAATGGGCTCCTGGAGCGTTTCGGTCAGGCACAAAAGATGATGCGCCAGCTGCGCAATGGTGGCGGCATGCCTGGTATGCCCGGGATGCCTGGTATGCCGGGGGTCGTAGGTGGCGGTAAAGGTAAGAAGAAGGGCAAGGCTGTCAAAGGCAAGTCTGGTAACCCTGCTAAACGTGCTCAGCAAGAGGCTGAGCTCAAAGCTAAGCGTGAAGCTGCCCGTCAGGCTGCTATCGATGCGGCTTTTGGTTGCGGTGCGGACGCTGAGGCGACAACGGGAGTTCCTGGTGGGGCCTTCGGGGCTTTGGGAGGCGCTAAAAAGCAGCCAAGTGCCGAAGAGTTGATGAAGAACTTTGACCCAAACAAACTTCCGAAGAACTTCGGTGACTTTTTGAAGTGA
- a CDS encoding NAD(P)H-binding protein: MTNTTQPLHVLVTGASGYIGGELVPKLLAHKHHVHVLTRNASSLDDRPWKNDITIIEGDAANPHDLDRALTDTDVAYYLLHSMNSSKDFRSQEVKMATTFADAAERAHLKRIVYLGGIHPDHERLSEHMASRAEVGQIFLDSPIPAACLQAAVVLGAGSVSYQMLKHLTERLPLMLVPNWLRNQVQPIAIKDALHYLAGAATLPSDVNRTFDIACDEILTYENMMKRYAAVAGLTPRIMLPIPLLTPDIASWWVGLVTPIDAGIARPLMGSLVHDVIAKENDIRDYLGTPPGGVTSYDDAIRAAMSDQKKH, encoded by the coding sequence ATGACCAACACGACCCAACCACTCCACGTACTTGTCACCGGCGCATCCGGCTACATCGGCGGTGAACTCGTACCAAAACTCTTAGCTCACAAACACCACGTTCACGTGCTCACCCGCAATGCCTCATCCCTAGATGATCGCCCCTGGAAAAACGACATCACCATCATTGAAGGCGACGCAGCAAACCCCCACGATCTCGACCGCGCTCTGACCGACACAGACGTCGCCTACTACCTGTTGCACTCCATGAACTCCTCCAAAGACTTCCGTTCCCAAGAAGTCAAAATGGCAACTACATTCGCCGACGCTGCAGAACGTGCCCACCTGAAACGAATCGTCTACCTCGGCGGAATCCACCCCGACCATGAACGCCTCAGCGAACACATGGCCTCCCGCGCTGAAGTCGGCCAGATCTTCCTAGACTCCCCCATCCCTGCAGCCTGTCTGCAAGCCGCTGTTGTCCTCGGAGCAGGATCAGTCTCCTACCAGATGCTTAAACACCTCACTGAACGACTCCCGCTCATGCTCGTGCCCAACTGGCTACGCAACCAAGTCCAACCCATCGCCATCAAAGATGCACTGCACTACCTCGCCGGTGCTGCCACGCTTCCCTCCGATGTAAACCGCACCTTCGACATTGCCTGCGACGAGATCCTCACATACGAAAACATGATGAAGCGGTACGCAGCCGTAGCAGGACTGACTCCACGCATCATGCTCCCCATCCCCCTGCTCACACCTGACATCGCAAGCTGGTGGGTAGGCCTTGTCACCCCCATCGACGCAGGAATAGCTCGCCCCCTTATGGGAAGCCTCGTCCACGACGTCATCGCTAAAGAAAATGACATACGTGACTACCTCGGCACACCACCCGGCGGAGTCACCAGCTATGACGACGCCATTCGCGCAGCCATGTCCGACCAGAAAAAACACTGA
- a CDS encoding CPBP family intramembrane glutamic endopeptidase, which yields MGELRRFIDAALLNPVPDTHPTPTTYTRRRLTAALTLALGTSILAISLRIPPGDPSFHWATLALALTWIAGAAISGPIYAGHAWTRKKTIGSPITQSLALAAILIALFLTGALAIAHIPALRDPVDNLLNHASGNNLLIVAFLTLINGIGEELYFRGALYDALPRSHAVAISTIIYILVTATSGIPLLILAALLLGTITGLQRRVTGGVLGPIIVHCCWSGSMLFLLPPLLQTLR from the coding sequence CACCACATACACCCGCAGACGCCTCACCGCGGCCCTCACCCTGGCACTAGGCACCAGCATTCTGGCCATCAGCCTACGTATCCCACCCGGTGATCCAAGCTTCCACTGGGCAACCCTCGCACTAGCCCTCACCTGGATCGCTGGCGCAGCCATCTCCGGCCCCATCTACGCCGGACACGCCTGGACACGCAAAAAAACCATTGGCAGCCCCATCACCCAATCCCTCGCCCTAGCCGCCATACTCATCGCGCTCTTCCTCACTGGTGCGCTAGCCATCGCACACATCCCCGCCCTTCGAGACCCCGTCGACAACCTGCTCAACCACGCCAGCGGCAACAATCTGCTCATCGTTGCCTTCCTCACCCTCATCAACGGCATCGGCGAAGAACTCTACTTCCGAGGCGCCCTCTACGACGCCCTACCCCGAAGCCACGCCGTCGCCATCAGCACCATCATCTACATACTCGTCACCGCAACCTCCGGCATCCCTCTACTCATCCTTGCCGCACTACTACTAGGCACCATCACCGGACTTCAACGCCGCGTCACCGGAGGAGTCCTGGGCCCAATCATCGTGCACTGCTGCTGGTCCGGATCCATGCTCTTCCTCCTCCCCCCACTACTGCAGACCCTGAGGTGA